One Argentina anserina chromosome 6, drPotAnse1.1, whole genome shotgun sequence genomic window, GCTGGTGAGCACGTCAGGTGTCACGACCTCCTTGAGATCCACGTCCAGGGTGTAGCGCGTGGGCATCAGATGCTGGTAGTTCACGAGCTTCACGAACGGCTTCACCCTCGACTTCTTGGCCGTCTTCTTGGCCGAATCCTTGCGGATCACCTTGCTCGGGTACTTCTTGATTCCGGCGACCAGGCAGTGCCCGTAGGCGCGGTCGCGAGTGCCGTCGTCGAAGGCCTTGACTATGACACCTTTGCGGCCGGCGTAGCGACCCTGGAGGAGGATCACGGCCTTGTTGGGCTTCAGAAACTTGACCATCGTGGCGGCGGCGTCTGCTCTTCGATTTCTCTCTCAAGGTTTTTGAAACGCCTCAAAGGGGGAGTGAGCAGAGGCGAACCCTAGCGCGAACCTTATATAGTAGGGTGGAGGCTGAATGAGAGTAGGGTTTCAGATTTGGGCTGGGCTTTTTAACAGGTAAAGTTTTTTCGAGCTTGTGTGTTTTTGGGgtttaaattggggctttCATTCGGGTTCACCAATTAGTTGGGgttgttttttgttctttttttttcatttgggGTTCATATTTTAAGAAGTGTGACACAATATTGAATTGCATGAGAGTTGTGACTTATCAGTTAGCACACTTATGCTAACGTATCATGTAAATTTGATGTCTGTTGTTTTTCAGTTTGGATGTGAcacctaaatatatatatgtagtttcGTAGCTTTTATCTGATTTCATcttgtaattaattaataaactaaCTTGTAGTTTAGAACCGCATTGAAATTCATTTGACATGTCTTTTAAGATATTAGAGGGAATTAAAATTtagattcaattttttttaagtcaGTACCACATCGAAGGCCTTCATAATGACTCCCTTGTGGCCGCCGCACTTTTTCACTCTTTAAGCTCTTGAAACAGCTGTGTGGAAATTGGCAGAGCAAACCTCTAGCACCAGAAATATATAGTACTGTGAGGCAGAATTAAACTAGGGCCTTCAGATTGTTTGGGCTTTTTCACAGTTTATACGAGTTAGATTACATCTGACCTTAAATTTGGGGATCATACCACttaaatatcatttttatttttaaaaaattatatatatattcaaataatTGGGTGAAATTGTTAAAGTGGAGATTGAATTGCATAAAAGTGGTTTATCACACTTTTGTTGACATATGAGTGATATGACTTGGCATGTacatattaaaaaaacataattttgtaggtttgtttgattttac contains:
- the LOC126800417 gene encoding 60S ribosomal protein L27, with product MVKFLKPNKAVILLQGRYAGRKGVIVKAFDDGTRDRAYGHCLVAGIKKYPSKVIRKDSAKKTAKKSRVKPFVKLVNYQHLMPTRYTLDVDLKEVVTPDVLTSKDKKVTALKETKKRFEERFKTGKNRWFFTKLRF